One window of the Podospora pseudopauciseta strain CBS 411.78 chromosome 4, whole genome shotgun sequence genome contains the following:
- the pks1 gene encoding polyketide beta-ketoacyl-synthase (COG:I; SMCOG1022:Beta-ketoacyl synthase; antiSMASH:Cluster_2; EggNog:ENOG503NWH8) yields MADVLLFPGQGSTSHFSDHETIHQILDQLGQEQAVFDGFVQSCKDHFKEEYNALSPEDQSSIGNPQDIIDFVQDSKTFLTPPPALQSHPIFETTTLFIRQVLELMLYQSRSDGSDQPVETAGVCTGVLPAALAASYPSYLSSQFVRAAAQSYRLAFWIGLRVSQFCSKAAADTWRDLPWALSIFGLPVDQVERTLTQYIDEMSTTPTPRISAVFAADNISLSGSGPALSQFKTIAASQHPSAHFRSPHVHGYYHGGAESVCLVNQVLQDVQTREITFPTWQCLQIPLRSVATGQLLDPIAAAASGPSLLEVVLHSVFVETVGWLYTIGSLTQSLREGLDKDPDTQYRVIGMGPNAGSLVRDLRTSMLTSKVSIIESFGDFALNSPPESYAIVGLSVNYPKGNGLDEFWETLVRGESTLSTIPDNRFDITSYGNKDDGKGKPKPTPNHGNFLDDAFKFDAAYFNISPREAKCMDPQQRLLLHVAAGALEDAGYSPNSTPTFIKDKFGVFVGVATGDYVDNLREDIDVYYSPGTLRAFLSGRISYALGLKGPSIVFDTACSSSTVALHHACQSLKSGECTVALAGGINVMSSPYMHLGLSRAHFLSPTGQCKPFDVSADGYCRAEGAGLVVVKKLSDAIREGDHIHGVIRGMGLNQCGTAKSITHPDAATQAELFNEVLSRNHIDPDSISLVETHGTGTQAGDFAEITSLQSTFGMRAPDNPLYISSVKGNIGHAEAASGLAGLTKLLLAMREKKLPPQASFKTLNPRLKSIREHNIVIPTVLTDWTTRDKTPRRALLNNFGAAGSNAALVLEEYTGNTQKPVKAGRNKAEKVSRSSHILNISAKTPAALEHLREEYISYIKTYPNVKIEDLCYTATARKRNEGYAHRISVLGSNVQQLESQLRQEAVTQVANLKVAGHRKTLFVFSGQGGIYAGMGGELLLTSPRFRSAVERCDGILTANGFPAVSSYLLDSESWRAEPKPVVEQSACFVIEYALAQLFIHWGLKPDAVVGHSIGEYAALVTAGALTLEDGLLFVAKRASLMTAKCPAASSGMMACALPAREIECLLSQHGFPALSVACENSPKDSVVAGSLDELTRFGELARANKIKNKLLEVAYGFHSPAMDPILEEIEAHAATLRPCLRAEGAVDVGLSTYGRLLEAGEQITSAYFAKQTRGTVQFSQVAQKLATKLNGNNVTVLEAGSSPITLPMVKAAFDPSTSLLLPSLRPKDKPWVALCTMLRTLFLHGVPVKWREIYDTSSRMLYPFPQYPLYGAEFLIPFRELKNEVELEGSLPASPEPLFEFLTSRGSSPPDKPEVTSFSTPVKQLAPFIKAHAVGNTPLCPASVFMEYALEGAVVTDDSLAKATIAMEDITFDKPLVYDDNSPPSELQLQLDRSQQEGQIFSFMSGANHVHCSGTLRQASTKFVSTIFSRKEAFVRRQKMTSFEFGGRENANSFSSRTIYELIFPRVVAYSEPFLTLDRLTVSSTGLEGFGQFRVSGLSLQGSFVCAPAFIDTMLHAAGFIANIKVNDQTACICTKVDLAILPEDSNDVYERDLDIYCSLVDLDDAIVADAYVMTEDGKVVSCVEGMSFRKINKAGFKASLARAAGKSAPAISKRVVAPVPAKRAPGQKQEHTARVEQTQRSPDIEQTVMAMIKEVCGAGDDTRMSTTLSEMGVDSLLFIELADAIRSQLPSLQISTHELEACNAVGDLMNVIKKASASGATTTHSSPCVSEDGRATFSDASTGSISTPVTPPDGEETSIKDLLEDICGLDIAGVDKTAPLSTLGIDSLLSIELQEELQSRLGLTIDNGHEGISELRVVDLEVLYAKKLASHRSQGQLQGLGIRHTTGTTPHPHASQRGLESANDSDFPTQLQTQQSDSPKAPLYLFHDGSGLSSMYRHLNSLNRNIYGIYSIDGSYPVEKQAKTIQELAALYIDKAKLSKQSEILLGGWSFGGVLAFEVSRQLRAHHPNVTVKGVILIDSPLPINHDPLPQEVILHVVGSKGRDSPLRKQIQAQFSRHAGMLERYSRRQLEDIKGGGVPCAMLFCTKTMNTERACGVTYPWLSDGEYRSKAVERWETVVGRRLLALDLDCNHFEVFEDGNIAEVSEKLGGACALLEGRS; encoded by the exons ATGGCTGACGTACTGCTGTTCCCCGGCCAGGGGTCGACCTCACACTTTTCAGACCACGAGACTATCCATCAAATCCTGGACCAGCTTGGACAAGAGCAAGCCGTCTTTGATGGTTTTGTCCAAAGCTGCAAAGATCACTTCAAAGAGGAATACAACGCCCTTTCTCCAGAAGATCAATCATCAATTGGGAATCCTCAGGATATCATCGATTTTGTCCAAGACAGCAAAACATTtctcacaccaccaccagccctgCAGTCTCACCCTATCTTTGAAACAACCACATTGTTCATTAGACAGGTCTTGGAACTGATGTTATACCAGTCCCGAAGTGACGGGTCAGATCAGCCAGTTGAAACAGCGGGCGTCTGCACAGGTGTCTTACCCGCTGCCCTTGCTGCATCTTACCCATCCTACCTGTCCTCGCAGTTCGTCCGGGCAGCCGCCCAGTCTTATCGACTTGCGTTTTGGATCGGTCTTAGAGTGTCTCAATTTTGCAGCAAAGCAGCTGCTGATACATGGCGCGATCTTCCATGGGCATTAAGTATCTTCGGCTTGCCTGTTGACCAGGTAGAGAGGACACTCACCCAATACATTGACGAGATG AGCACTACGCCGACTCCTCGGATCTCTGCAGTCTTTGCTGCCGACAACATTTCCCTCTCTGGTAGCGGCCCTGCGCTATCACAGTTCAAGACCATTGCAGCCTCACAGCATCCCTCAGCACATTTCCGATCACCTCACGTGCATGGTTATTACCACGGTGGCGCTGAGAGTGTTTGTCTGGTGAACCAAGTACTCCAGGACGTCCAAACAAGAGAGATCACCTTCCCTACCTGGCAATGCCTTCAAATTCCTCTTCGGTCCGTCGCTACCGGACAGTTACTTGATCCTATTGCCGCGGCCGCTAGCGGCCCCTCTCTTCTCGAAGTTGTCCTCCATAGCGTCTTTGTCGAAACTGTCGGATGGCTATACACAATCGGCTCTTTGACCCAATCACTCAGAGAAGGACTGGACAAGGATCCAGACACTCAATACAGGGTCATTGGCATGGGTCCTAACGCCGGCTCCTTGGTGAGAGACTTGAGAACGAGCATGCTAACTTCAAAAGTAAGCATCATCGAATCTTTTGGAGACTTTGCACTCAACAGCCCCCCCGAATCGTATGCCATTGTTGGGTTGTCTGTCAACTACCCAAAGGGAAATGGCCTGGATGAGTTTTGGGAGACCCTGGTGAGAGGAGAATCCACTCTCTCTACT ATTCCTGACAATCGTTTCGACATCACCAGCTATGGAAATAAGGATGACGGCAAAGGGAAGCCAAAACCTACACCCAACCATGGAAACTTTTTGGATGACGCATTCAAGTTTGACGCCGCCTACTTCAACATCTCACCAAGGGAGGCAAAGTGCATGGACCCCCAAcagcgccttcttcttcatgtTGCAGCAGGAGCTTTGGAAGATGCTGGCTACAGCCCCAACTCGACACCGACCTTCATCAAGGACAAgtttggtgtttttgttggTGTGGCTACAGGAGACTATGTTGACAATCTGAGGGAGGACATCGATGTTTACTACAGTCCTGGAACGCTCCGCGCCTTCCTAAGCGGCCGCATTTCTTATGCGCTAGGCCTCAAGGGACCATCGATAGTATTCGACACGGCTTGCTCTTCATCCACGGTCGCACTGCACCACGCGTGCCAGTCTCTCAAGTCAGGGGAGTGCACGGTTGCCCTGGCGGGTGGCATAAATGTAATGTCGAGTCCCTACATGCACTTGGGGTTGTCTCGTGCACACTTCCTGTCACCCACGGGTCAGTGCAAGCCTTTCGATGTTTCGGCGGATGGATACTGCCGAGCAGAAGGAGCTGGCCTAGTCGTCGTCAAGAAACTCTCGGATGCTATTCGTGAAGGGGACCACATCCACGGCGTTATTCGTGGAATGGGTCTCAACCAGTGCGGCACTGCCAAATCCATCACCCATCCAGACGCTGCTACTCAGGCCGAGCTGTTCAACGAAGTCCTCTCTCGCAACCACATCGACCCAGACAGCATCTCACTGGTAGAGACTCACGGCACCGGAACACAAGCAGGGGACTTTGCCGAGATTACGAGTCTACAGTCCACCTTTGGCATGAGAGCTCCTGATAACCCCCTATACATCTCGAGTGTGAAGGGAAATATTGGTCATGCGGAAGCGGCATCAGGACTTGCTGGTCTGACCAAGTTGCTGCTTGCcatgagggagaagaagctgccaCCACAAGCATCTTTCAAGACACTTAACCCTCGGCTCAAGAGCATCCGGGAGCACAACATTGTCATCCCCACCGTTCTGACCGATTGGACCACGAGAGACAAGACCCCAAGACGGGCACTCCTCAACAACTTTGGTGCTGCAGGCTCCAATGCCGCGCTGGTACTTGAGGAATACACCGGCAACACCCAGAAGCCGGTGAAGGCCGGTCGGAATAAAGCCGAGAAGGTGTCTAGATCGTCTCATATCCTCAACATCTCGGCGAAAACTCCGGCTGCACTGGAACATCTCAGAGAAGAGTACATCAGCTATATCAAGACATACCCCAATGTCAAAATAGAGGATCTGTGCTACACAGCCACTGCACGGAAGAGAAATGAAGGATACGCCCACAGAATCTCCGTCCTCGGCTCCAACGTGCAGCAGCTCGAGTCGCAGCTGAGACAGGAAGCGGTCACCCAGGTCGCCAATCTCAAGGTCGCCGGTCACCGAAAGACGTTGTTTGTGTTTTCTGGTCAGGGTGGCATCTACGCCGGCATGGGTGGTGAGCTCCTGCTGACTTCGCCACGATTCCGATCTGCAGTGGAGAGGTGTGATGGAATTCTTACCGCAAATGGTTTCCCTGCTGTCTCGTCGTACCTCTTGGACTCGGAGAGTTGGAGAGCAGAACCCAAACCTGTGGTGGAACAAAGCGCCTGTTTTGTTATCGAGTACGCGCTGGCTCAGCTGTTCATTCACTGGGGCCTCAAGCCGGATGCTGTCGTTGGGCACAGTATCGGAGAATACGCTGCTCTCGTGACAGCGGGCGCCCTGACTCTGGAGGATGGCCTTTTGTTTGTTGCCAAGCGCGCCAGTTTGATGACAGCCAAATGCCCAGCTGCTTCGTCCGGAATGATGGCCTGCGCATTGCCGGCGCGTGAGATAGAGTGTCTCCTCTCACAACACGGGTTTCCAGCTCTTAGTGTCGCCTGCGAGAACAGCCCAAAAGATTCTGTGGTTGCTGGGTCTCTCGATGAACTCACCAGATTCGGTGAGCTTGCAAGGGCCAACAAAATCAAGAATAAGTTGCTCGAAGTGGCCTACGGCTTTCATTCTCCTGCCATGGACCCCATTTTAGAGGAGATTGAAGCACATGCCGCGACTCTACGCCCCTGTCTGAGAGCAGAAGGTGCTGTCGACGTTGGCTTGAGCACTTATGGCAGACTCTTGGAGGCAGGGGAGCAGATCACATCTGCCTATTTTGCCAAGCAGACCAGGGGTACAGTGCAGTTCTCTCAGGTCGCACAGAAACTGGCGACAAAGCTGAACGGTAACAACGTGACGGTCCTTGAAGCCGGGTCAtctcccatcaccctccccatgGTGAAGGCAGCCTTCGACCCAAGCACgtcccttctccttccctcTCTGCGTCCAAAAGATAAGCCATGGGTGGCACTGTGCACCATGTTGCGAACGCTCTTTCTCCACGGTGTGCCTGTCAAATGGAGAGAAATATACGACACTTCTAGCAGGATGTTGTACCCCTTCCCACAGTATCCGCTCTATGGCGCCGAGTTTCTCATTCCGTTTCGAGAGCTTAAGAATGAAGTCGAGCTGGAGGGCTCTCTCCCGGCTTCGCCAGAGCCCTTGTTCGAATTTCTCACTTCTAGGGGGTCATCGCCCCCAGACAAGCCAGAAGTCACGTCGTTTTCAACCCCAGTCAAACAATTGGCGCCATTCATCAAGGCCCACGCAGTAGGAAACACTCCTCTGTGTCCCGCCTCGGTCTTCATGGAGTATGCGTTAGAGGGTGCTGTGGTGACGGACGATTCCCTTGCCAAAGCAACCATAGCTATGGAGGATATCACTTTCGACAAGCCTCTTGTATACGACGACAACTCGCCACCTTCGGAACTGCAGCTGCAGCTAGATCGCTCTCAGCAAGAGGGACAGATTTTCAGTTTCATGAGCGGAGCAAACCATGTTCACTGCTCTGGCACCCTTCGGCAAGCTTCGACCAAGTTTGTTTCGACCATCTTCTCACGCAAGGAAGCTTTTGTGAGACGTCAGAAAATGACTTCGTTCGAGTTTGGCGGCCGAGAGAATGCTAACTCCTTTTCCTCGCGTACCATCTACGAGCTCATCTTCCCGCGTGTCGTCGCCTATTCAGAGCCTTTCCTCACTTTGGACCGCCTTACGGTGAGTTCTACGGGTTTGGAAGGCTTTGGGCAGTTCCGCGTGAGTGGCCTATCACTCCAGGGCAGCTTTGTCTGTGCGCCCGCCTTCATCGATACTATGCTCCACGCCGCTGGGTTTATCGCCAACATCAAGGTCAATGACCAAACGGCATGCATCTGCACAAAGGTTGACCTGGCCATCTTACCAGAAGACAGCAACGATGTGTACGAGCGGGACCTGGACATTTACTGCAGTCTTGTGGACTTAGATGATGCCATTGTGGCAGATGCCTACGTGATGACAGAAGATGGCAAGGTGGTGAGTTGCGTGGAGGGCATGTCGTTCCGAAAGATCAACAAGGCTGGCTTCAAAGCAAGCCTGGCGAGGGCGGCAGGCAAGTCTGCTCCTGCAATTTCCAAGCGGGTAGTTGCTCCAGTTCCGGCCAAGAGAGCTCCTGGTCAGAAGCAGGAGCATACTGCACGAGTTGAGCAGACACAGCGGTCGCCCGACATTGAACAGACCGTTATGGCAATGATCAAAGAAGTCTGTGGGGCTGGCGATGACACCCGGATGAGTACTACTCTTTCGGAGATGGGCGTTGACAGTCTCCTGTTCATCGAGCTGGCCGACGCTATCAGGAGTCAGCTTCCATCTCTCCAAATCTCAACACATGAACTCGAGGCTTGCAATGCAGTCGGAGATCTAATGAacgtcatcaagaaggcttCTGCCTCCGGTGCCACGACAACGCACTCCTCGCCCTGCGTGTCCGAAGATGGCAGGGCAACCTTCTCTGACGCCTCCACGGGTTCCATCTCTACGCCTGTCACACCTCCTGATGGCGAAGAGACCAGCATCAAAGATCTCTTGGAAGATATCTGTGGACTGGATATCGCGGGGGTGGACAAGACAGCCCCACTGTCTACTCTCGGGATTGACTCGTTGCTCTCTATTGAGCTGCAAGAGGAACTGCAATCCCGTCTTGGTCTTACCATCGACAACGGCCATGAAGGCATATCCGAGCTGAGAGTTGTCGACTTGGAGGTGCTGTATGCCAAGAAGCTTGCATCTCATCGTAGCCAGGGGCAGCTTCAAGGATTGGGTATCCGGCACACCACCGGGACAACCCCACACCCCCATGCTTCCCAACGTGGTTTGGAGTCGGCCAATGACAGTGACTTCCCCACTCAACTGCAGACACAACAGTCGGATTCTCCCAAAGCCCCGTTGTACCTGTTCCATGATGGCAGCGGGTTGAGTAGCATGTACCGCCACCTCAACAGTCTGAACCGCAACATCTACGGGATTTACAGTATCGACGGCTCATATCCCGTAGAGAAACAGGCAAAGACAATACAAGAGCTCGCAGCGCTCTACATAGACAAGGCAAAGCTGTCAAAGCAGTCCgagatcctcctcggtg GCTGGTCCTTTGGCGGTGTGCTCGCCTTCGAAGTCTCCCGACAACTTCgcgcccaccaccccaacgtCACCGTCAAAGGTGTCATCCTGATCGACTCCCCCCTGCCGATCAATCAcgaccctcttcctcaagaaGTCATTTTGCACGTTGTAGGCAGCAAAGGACGAGACTCTCCCCTGCGAAAGCAGATCCAAGCGCAGTTCTCACGCCATGCCGGCATGTTGGAACGGTACAGTCGGCGGCAACTTGAAGACATCAAGGGCGGAGGCGTGCCCTGCGCCATGCTCTTCTGCACCAAGACCATGAACACCGAGCGGGCATGCGGGGTAACGTATCCCTGGTTGAGTGATGGTGAGTACCGGTCCAAGGCGGTCGAGAGGTGGGAGACGGTCGTCGGGAGAAGATTGTTGGCTTTGGACCTGGACTGTAATCACTTTGAGGTTTTTGAGGATGGAAAT ATTGCTGAAGTATCAGAGAAGCTGGGGGGCGCATGTGCTTTGTTGGAAGGTCGGTCTTGA
- a CDS encoding hypothetical protein (antiSMASH:Cluster_2; COG:C; EggNog:ENOG503PAIE; SMCOG1087:hypothetical protein): MPHPVFDTIAFSMSTPHIAIIGAGPCGLMLAQLLERKGIANYIVYERDDSPNSNRAGGSLDIHPETGQRALREAGLFDKFKECARYADTAFALGDKNGNRIFQMGEGRDAPEIDRAELRKILLDAVPEGKIRWGHILKEVTFGDDGRPRLRFENGTVLSEVRLVVGADGAWSKVRRVITKATPQFAGKAYLEGRIRRDNPLYKTMAGEFGPGMYLAIGDKKITITQRQGDGSYRIYFGFQTPEHFFRTLDLQNVEAIREMLLSSMYYGDWAEGTKDLIRHATDFWAWSLYTLSKEDLRWKSISGATLCGDAAHVTVPNGEGVNLAMADALELATSIAQRGVEELDEAVAEYEKGMLGRGAETIAQGEMMTETMFVERPEIFVQKFGPIMGLNN, translated from the exons ATGCCCCATCCTGTGTTTGATACCATCGCGTTCTCGATGTCTACCCCACATATTGCCATAATTGGCGCCGGCCCATGCGGGCTCATGCTCGCGCAGCTTCTCGAGCGCAAAGGAATCGCAAACTACATCGTCTATGAGCGAGATGACAGCCCTAACTCCAATCGCGCAGGGGGCAGCCTAGACATTCACCCCGAAACAGGCCAACGCGCCCTTCGAGAGGCCGGTTTATTCGACAAGTTCAAGGAGTGTGCGAGGTATGCCGACACTGCCTTTGCACTGGGCGACAAAAATGGCAACAGGATATTCCAAATGGGCGAAGGACGTGACGCCCCTGAGATCGACCGCGCCGAACTCCGCAAAATTCTGCTCGATGCCGTGCCCGAGGGCAAGATCAGGTGGGGGCATATTTTGAAAGAAGTGACgtttggagatgatggaaggCCCCGGTTACGCTTTGAAAATGGGACAGTTTTGTCTGAGGTCaggcttgttgttggagcCGATGGGGCATGGAGCAAGGTGCGGCGGGTG ATCACGAAAGCTACACCCCAGTTCGCTGGAAAAGCCTATCTCGAAGGAAGGATCCGCCGTGACAACCCACTCTACAAAACCATGGCTGGGGAATTTGGCCCCGGAATGTACCTGGCCATCGGTGACAAAAAGATCACCATCACACAGAGGCAAGGCGACGGTTCCTACCGCATCTATTTTGGATTTCAAACTCCGGAGCATTTCTTCCGCACGCTCGACCTCCAAAACGTTGAAGCCATTCGCGAGATGTTGCTTTCTTCCATGTATTATGGAGATTGGGCAGAGGGGACCAAAGACCTCATCCGCCACGCAACCGACTTCTGGGCTTGGTCGCTCTACACATTGTCGAAAGAGGACCTGAGATGGAAGTCAATCTCAGGAGCAACCCTCTGCGGCGACGCTGCTCATGTGACCGTCCCGAATGGAGAGGGGGTCAATCTCGCAATGGCAGACGCGTTGGAGTTAGCCACCAGCATTGCACAGCGCGGGGTCGAAGAACTAGATGAAGCGGTTGCAGAATACGAGAAAGGCATGCTCGGGCGTGGTGCTGAAACGATTGCTCAGGGGGAGATGATGACTGAAACTATGTTTGTGGAACGACCAGAGATCTTTGTCCAAAAGTTTGGCCCGATCATGGGACTGAATAATTGA
- the OYE32_2 gene encoding NADH-dependent flavin oxidoreductase (antiSMASH:Cluster_2; EggNog:ENOG503NUUE; SMCOG1217:NADH:flavin oxidoreductase/NADH oxidase; COG:C) yields MTLLDIVVEPAPGLSYFTPAQNPPAGTAQDPQTSGKPVPKLFQPLTIRGVTFQNRLGLAPLCQYSAQDGHMTDYHIAHLGGIAQRGPGMMMIEATSVSPEGRITPQDVGLWKDSQIGPMKRVIDFVHSQNIKIGVQIAHAGRKASTVPPWLMNQGIVATAKVGGWPDGVISPSDVAFNEHYCEAKAMSKGDIEQFKKNWVAAVKRAIAAGADFVEIHNAHGYLLSSFLSPHANRRTDEYGGSFENRIRLSLEIAKLTREAVGENTPVLLRVSATDWVEETLPEESWTAEDTVKFAQALAAQGCVDLIDISSGGVHPAQKIVSGPAFQAPFAVAVKKAVGDKMLVATVGSITNGRQANKLLEEDGLDIALVGRGFQKDPGLTWTFAQHVDTEIAMASQIRWGFTKRGGSAYIDPSAYKQSIFE; encoded by the exons ATGACACTCCTAGATATCGTCGTTGAGCCTGCACCGGGGCTCTCATACTTTACCCCCGCTCAGAACCCCCCAGCGGGAACCGCCCAAGATCCTCAAACAAGCGGCAAGCCTGTCCCAAAGCTCTTCCAGCCCCTTACCATCCGGGGAGTAACATTCCAGAACCGTTTGGGA CTTGCGCCATTATGCCAGTACTCGGCCCAAGATGGACACATGACTGACTACCATATTGCTCATCTTGGTGGCATCGCCCAACGCGGCCCtggcatgatgatgatcgaAGCCACCTCGGTCTCTCCCGAAGGCCGCATCACCCCACAGGATGTTGGCTTGTGGAAGGACTCCCAGATTGGGCCCATGAAGCGCGTCATCGACTTTGTTCACAGCCAAAACATCAAGATTGGCGTTCAGATTGCCCATGCCGGCCGCAAGGCGTCCACAGTTCCCCCTTGGCTCATGAACCAGGGGATTGTTGCGACTGCCAAGGTGGGAGGATGGCCAGACGGCGTCATCAGCCCCTCAGATGTTGCCTTCAACGAGCATTACTGCGAGGCAAAGGCCATGAGTAAGGGGGATATCGAGCAGTTCAAGAAGAACTGGGTAGCTGCCGTCAAGAGGGCCATAGCTGCCGGGGCGGATTTCGTCGAGATCCACAACGCCCACGGGTACTTGCTGAGCTCTTTCCTTAGTCCACATGCGAACAGAAGAACCGACGAATATGGCGGCAGCTTTGAGAACCGCATCAGACTCAGCCTGGAAATTGCCAAGCTCACAAGAGAGGCAGTGGGCGAGAATACACCCGTCCTCCTCCGTGTCTCTGCTACCGACTGGGTCGAGGAGACTTTGCCCGAGGAGAGCTGGACAGCCGAGGACACGGTCAAGTTTGCCCAGGCCCTTGCTGCTCAGGGATGCGTTGATTTGATCGACATTTCTTCGGGTGGTGTCCACCCAGCTCAAAAGATTGTATCAGGCCCCGCATTCCAGGCGCCATTTGCCGTGGCCGTCAAGAAGGCCGTCGGCGACAAGATGCTTGTGGCCACTGTTGGCTCCATTACCAATGGAAGACAGGCAAACAAGctcttggaggaggatggactTGACATTGCGCTCGTTGGTCGCGGCTTCCAGAAGGACCCTGGTCTGACGTGGACTTTCGCCCAACATGTCGACACAGAGATCGCCATGGCCAGTCAGATTAGATGGGGTTTCACCAAGCGTGGCGGGTCGGCCTATATTGATCCATCAGCATACAAGCAGAGTATCTTTGAGTAA